In a single window of the Olivibacter sp. SDN3 genome:
- a CDS encoding TonB-dependent receptor, translated as MLKIRKQDIPITAFMKLSLLTFIVMTSIGGTLFANKSEAQQPADMIVHFKAKNLSLGKILQTVQEQSGLNLIYSPTQINDKTVVALPNQQTSLTDLLGHLEEHAQLVYEIREGSIYINRKQQPGRLRGTVLGSDGQPLIGASINLLGINSGTMSGEDGRFTLQASPGTYTLRISYIGYETYEQQGINIMENKDTPLNVTLKGTGQLEEVVVSYGTQRRREITGALEEISTQNLQDMPVNQFAQQLQGKLAGVQIYQTSGQPGRGMSWRIRNAASLSSGNSPLFVIDGMPITGSINNINPAEIESFTVLKDASATALYGSRASNGVILITTKHAKPGDQTKVELNANYGVQQIPRQGVPVMMNAREYATFMNERYQDMIRYEGFTGDIPEVYQNPERYGKGTDWFNLLTRTAPIQNYDLSFTGAGQHTTSSVVAGYQNQQGVVVNSGTKLYSIRINQEYRLFDDRLKVGFNLAPSYRQDHNNRLEDGIQGIVQKTSEASPLIDPFDENGNYNKFAHSPGMVSYINPLARHMEVQDDYVTTRILGNAHLDYQIYDGLSFKGLFGVDKGDETRQFFSPALINGDDISTGTSSSVTNYSYTAEANLNYNKRWEAHALDVLAGYAYQSFDQKSNSVTGRNFASDEVPYLNVAANITDGSSNATAFALLSYLGRVNYSFKNRYLLSASMRWDGSSRFGQDQKYGAFPSFSAGWIISDEAFMKAWSHTLNMFKIRASYGITGNNNIGNYTHIAQLGAADYVANGNLAPGTTITTLGNTNLAWERSKQLDVGLDVALFDDRLFFTYDYYRKLSDGLIQARPIPQGSGYSNITSNVGEIKFWGHEFSLGGQFDFGKLSWNTAFNISFNRNHIQSLVSPGYFRRNNTTSSDYYRNQEGYPLGMFYGYIFEGLYQDAEDLANSAKENASDVGTIKMRDMNNDGIIDENDRTFIGDPNPDFLFGFTNNFTYGNFDLGISMAGAVGGDIILPAKWAYLINMDGARNLLAEAADRWRSEDDPGSGKFPRTKTGSTGIGRQVNSQWVEDGSFLTIKNITLGYRQTVKNAGPIKQLRLYASIQNAFILTNYSGMNPEISLDGLDGASIGIDENAYPVPRTFSLGVNVLFQ; from the coding sequence ATGCTAAAAATACGAAAACAGGATATACCTATTACTGCTTTTATGAAATTATCACTATTGACCTTCATCGTAATGACATCGATAGGAGGTACCCTATTTGCTAATAAAAGTGAGGCGCAACAGCCTGCCGACATGATTGTACATTTCAAGGCTAAAAACCTCTCCCTGGGTAAAATTTTGCAGACCGTTCAGGAACAGTCGGGCCTCAATCTTATTTATAGCCCAACGCAAATCAATGATAAAACCGTGGTAGCTTTACCTAATCAGCAGACAAGTTTGACCGACCTCTTAGGACATCTAGAGGAACACGCTCAGCTGGTATACGAAATCAGGGAAGGAAGTATTTACATTAATCGGAAACAGCAACCGGGAAGGTTAAGGGGAACCGTTCTGGGAAGCGACGGACAGCCTCTGATCGGGGCAAGCATTAATTTGCTGGGCATAAATAGTGGAACAATGAGTGGGGAGGACGGTAGATTTACACTACAGGCAAGTCCGGGGACCTACACGCTTCGGATAAGTTATATTGGTTACGAAACCTATGAGCAGCAGGGTATTAATATCATGGAAAACAAGGATACGCCCTTGAACGTGACCTTAAAGGGTACCGGACAGCTGGAAGAAGTGGTAGTGAGTTACGGTACGCAGCGCAGAAGGGAAATCACTGGTGCATTGGAAGAAATCAGCACGCAAAACCTGCAAGATATGCCGGTTAACCAGTTTGCGCAACAATTGCAAGGGAAATTAGCCGGGGTACAGATTTACCAAACTTCTGGCCAGCCTGGACGCGGTATGTCATGGCGCATTCGTAATGCGGCTTCATTGTCATCAGGTAATTCACCTCTCTTTGTGATAGATGGTATGCCTATTACGGGAAGCATCAATAATATTAACCCTGCAGAAATAGAATCTTTTACAGTTTTAAAAGATGCCTCAGCTACAGCATTATATGGTTCCCGGGCGTCCAATGGCGTAATCTTAATCACAACCAAGCACGCCAAACCCGGCGATCAAACAAAGGTGGAACTGAATGCAAATTATGGCGTTCAGCAGATACCACGTCAAGGAGTACCGGTGATGATGAATGCAAGAGAGTATGCTACGTTTATGAACGAACGTTATCAGGATATGATACGTTATGAGGGTTTTACGGGAGATATCCCTGAGGTTTATCAAAACCCCGAACGCTATGGGAAAGGCACGGATTGGTTTAATTTATTGACGCGAACAGCACCTATCCAAAATTATGACTTGAGTTTTACCGGTGCTGGGCAACACACTACTTCATCGGTAGTGGCCGGATACCAAAATCAACAGGGGGTAGTGGTGAATAGCGGGACCAAGCTTTATTCTATCCGAATTAACCAGGAATATCGGCTATTTGACGATAGGCTAAAAGTGGGGTTTAACTTAGCGCCTAGTTACCGACAGGATCATAACAATCGTTTGGAAGACGGTATTCAGGGTATCGTGCAGAAAACCTCGGAAGCTAGCCCTTTAATCGATCCTTTCGATGAAAATGGTAATTACAACAAATTTGCTCACTCACCCGGAATGGTGAGTTATATAAATCCGCTAGCCAGACACATGGAAGTGCAGGATGATTATGTGACTACCCGAATTCTTGGTAACGCACATTTGGACTATCAAATTTATGATGGATTGAGCTTTAAAGGGCTATTCGGCGTGGATAAAGGCGATGAAACCCGACAGTTTTTTTCACCTGCTTTAATTAATGGCGATGACATCTCTACCGGAACGAGCAGCTCAGTGACTAATTATAGTTATACCGCAGAAGCTAATCTAAACTATAATAAGCGATGGGAGGCACATGCCCTGGATGTGCTGGCAGGATATGCCTATCAATCCTTCGATCAAAAAAGCAACAGCGTGACGGGTAGAAATTTCGCCAGCGATGAGGTTCCCTATTTGAATGTGGCAGCCAATATCACAGATGGTTCAAGTAATGCAACGGCTTTCGCACTGCTATCTTATCTGGGAAGAGTGAACTACAGTTTTAAAAATAGGTATTTGTTGAGTGCGTCGATGCGCTGGGACGGCTCTAGCCGTTTTGGGCAGGACCAGAAGTATGGTGCTTTCCCATCATTCTCTGCTGGTTGGATTATCAGTGATGAGGCTTTTATGAAAGCCTGGAGTCACACCCTGAATATGTTTAAAATTCGCGCAAGCTATGGCATTACCGGCAATAATAATATCGGTAACTATACGCATATTGCACAATTGGGCGCGGCAGACTATGTGGCGAATGGGAACTTGGCTCCCGGAACCACTATTACTACATTGGGTAATACGAATCTTGCTTGGGAACGCAGTAAGCAGCTTGACGTGGGATTAGATGTAGCTTTGTTCGATGATCGCTTGTTCTTTACTTATGATTATTACCGTAAACTATCTGATGGCCTCATACAGGCACGACCTATTCCGCAGGGATCGGGCTACAGTAATATTACTTCCAATGTCGGCGAAATCAAATTTTGGGGACATGAGTTTAGCTTGGGTGGCCAATTCGATTTCGGAAAGTTGAGCTGGAATACAGCTTTTAATATTTCTTTTAACCGGAATCATATTCAATCCCTGGTTAGTCCGGGCTACTTTAGAAGAAATAATACAACCAGTTCCGATTATTATCGGAACCAAGAAGGCTATCCACTGGGCATGTTCTACGGTTATATTTTTGAAGGCTTGTATCAGGATGCAGAAGACTTAGCTAATTCGGCAAAAGAGAACGCTTCTGATGTGGGCACCATCAAAATGCGGGATATGAACAACGATGGTATCATTGACGAAAATGATCGCACATTTATCGGTGATCCAAATCCTGATTTTCTCTTCGGCTTTACCAACAATTTTACCTATGGGAACTTTGATCTGGGAATTTCTATGGCGGGGGCTGTCGGTGGTGATATTATTTTGCCAGCGAAGTGGGCTTATTTAATCAATATGGATGGCGCCCGCAATTTGTTGGCAGAGGCGGCGGATCGCTGGCGATCGGAAGACGATCCAGGGTCGGGAAAGTTTCCCCGTACAAAAACGGGCTCCACCGGTATCGGTAGGCAGGTAAATTCGCAATGGGTCGAAGATGGTTCATTCCTGACTATTAAAAATATTACACTGGGGTATCGGCAAACGGTGAAGAACGCGGGGCCTATTAAACAGCTTCGCCTATATGCATCAATACAAAATGCATTCATACTCACCAACTATTCCGGGATGAACCCGGAAATCAGTTTAGACGGACTAGATGGCGCCAGCATCGGCATTGACGAAAATGCGTATCCTGTTCCGCGTACCTTTTCCCTTGGAGTAAATGTACTTTTTCAATAA
- a CDS encoding FecR family protein has protein sequence MDSEQLKKLLEKYLSGKCSAEEKLFVDEWFSTSGEKAAHLDEADLKRIEKEMFTHIRGRTFGNNIPVITSVKRFRSWQSIAAAFLLLIGIGYIFFFRKETASVEQVDAIPQLSTFQTKAGQKAKLLLPDSSVIWLNGNSSIRYDQAFRGARREVLLDSGEAFFEIRTDPAKPFIVYADGLRTQVLGTSFNIQMRNHRNQYMLTVNTGKVNVRSKDGRVPLIPVDAGQQFTYNREGGNHSVKHARTTDFSAWKSNEFILKNASWKEIADKLWGWYGISCKLLLTTGDRETFTAKFDNPSLEEVLNALRKINHFNYKIIKKEVIITN, from the coding sequence ATGGATAGCGAACAGCTCAAGAAATTACTTGAAAAATACCTGTCAGGAAAGTGTAGTGCGGAAGAGAAGCTTTTTGTCGATGAATGGTTTAGCACATCGGGGGAGAAAGCAGCGCACCTGGATGAAGCGGATTTGAAACGTATAGAGAAAGAAATGTTTACGCATATAAGAGGCAGGACTTTCGGCAATAACATACCGGTAATAACATCCGTTAAGCGATTCAGAAGCTGGCAAAGCATTGCTGCGGCATTCCTCCTGCTTATCGGTATAGGTTATATTTTCTTCTTCCGGAAGGAAACGGCGTCGGTAGAACAGGTAGATGCTATCCCTCAGCTGTCTACATTTCAAACGAAGGCCGGGCAAAAAGCGAAATTGCTGTTACCTGATAGTAGTGTCATTTGGCTAAATGGCAATTCATCGATCAGGTACGATCAGGCTTTTCGTGGTGCCCGAAGGGAAGTGTTGCTCGATAGCGGAGAAGCCTTCTTTGAGATAAGAACTGATCCGGCCAAACCTTTTATCGTATATGCCGACGGACTGCGCACACAGGTTCTGGGAACGTCTTTTAATATACAGATGCGTAATCATCGTAACCAATACATGTTAACGGTCAATACGGGTAAGGTGAATGTACGCAGTAAGGATGGGCGTGTACCGCTTATTCCGGTAGATGCAGGTCAACAGTTTACCTATAATCGAGAGGGCGGGAATCATTCCGTGAAACATGCCCGGACAACGGATTTCAGTGCTTGGAAATCGAATGAATTTATTCTTAAAAATGCTTCCTGGAAAGAAATTGCGGATAAACTTTGGGGATGGTATGGCATATCCTGTAAACTTTTATTGACGACAGGCGATCGCGAGACTTTCACTGCAAAGTTCGATAACCCGAGCTTAGAAGAGGTATTAAATGCCCTTCGCAAAATCAATCATTTTAATTATAAAATAATAAAAAAGGAGGTGATTATAACAAACTAA
- a CDS encoding RNA polymerase sigma factor, whose protein sequence is MDNYTLQELFLSVKKGDAEAFTTLYRHTWRELYLLAFNKTRDEDESKDVVQEIYIQLWQKREVIQIRGPVEAYLYSMTKYEIIRRMQRVARWEEQKFDYQQLVDAMTAASDQDIFANELHERFSQQVEQLPEKQQRIFKLHNEENYTTQEIAKEMQLAEQTVKNQLVHAKRKIRVAMKEHLLSTLFLL, encoded by the coding sequence ATGGATAACTATACGTTACAAGAGCTGTTCTTATCAGTCAAAAAGGGAGATGCAGAAGCGTTTACTACGCTGTATAGACATACTTGGCGTGAATTATACCTACTTGCCTTTAATAAAACCCGGGACGAGGATGAGTCGAAAGATGTCGTGCAGGAGATCTATATCCAACTTTGGCAAAAAAGGGAGGTAATTCAGATTCGAGGTCCTGTGGAGGCCTATCTTTACAGCATGACGAAATACGAAATCATTCGACGAATGCAAAGGGTTGCAAGATGGGAAGAGCAGAAGTTTGACTATCAGCAACTGGTCGACGCGATGACTGCGGCGAGCGATCAGGATATCTTTGCGAATGAATTGCATGAGCGATTTAGTCAACAGGTTGAGCAATTACCCGAAAAGCAACAACGTATATTTAAACTGCATAACGAAGAAAATTATACCACGCAGGAGATAGCTAAAGAAATGCAGTTAGCTGAACAGACCGTAAAAAACCAACTGGTGCACGCCAAACGGAAGATTCGTGTTGCTATGAAGGAACACCTCTTATCGACTTTATTTTTGCTGTAG
- a CDS encoding PstS family phosphate ABC transporter substrate-binding protein, producing the protein MRYILSFFILLCACSSYDRSIKVKGSDTEVNLAVTLAEHFYSVNPDFSVAISGGGSGLGIASLLNGQADIANSSRPLNAEEDSLFKVRKIALHTIVFAEDATAFIVHKKFPKDTLDIPSLAKILSGSYRTWKPVTGQEMPINIYGRQSNSGTHTFVQQKLGIHFSREAKEMNGNAQIMESIKLDRSGIGYVSAGYIAHVEKEQDVKVLYIRSSPKENAVSPLDEQAIKEKRYAFQRPLYQFIPSTSWDKVKTFIDFEKSEKGQAIIKASGYYITTR; encoded by the coding sequence ATGCGGTACATTCTTTCTTTTTTTATACTATTATGTGCTTGCAGCAGTTATGACAGATCTATCAAAGTGAAAGGATCAGACACGGAGGTAAACCTAGCTGTTACCCTAGCTGAGCACTTCTATAGTGTCAATCCGGACTTTAGTGTAGCTATTTCTGGGGGAGGATCAGGGCTTGGAATTGCCTCTTTGTTAAACGGACAAGCGGATATAGCGAATTCTTCCAGACCCTTGAATGCCGAAGAAGACAGTTTATTTAAGGTTAGAAAAATAGCATTACATACGATTGTATTCGCCGAAGACGCTACAGCCTTTATTGTACACAAAAAATTCCCCAAAGACACCTTAGATATTCCCTCGTTAGCCAAAATTTTAAGCGGCTCTTACCGTACATGGAAGCCTGTGACAGGACAAGAGATGCCGATCAATATCTATGGAAGGCAGAGCAATTCAGGAACACATACCTTTGTCCAACAAAAACTTGGCATTCATTTCAGTAGAGAGGCAAAAGAAATGAACGGAAATGCGCAGATTATGGAGAGCATTAAGCTGGATCGGTCGGGTATCGGATACGTGAGTGCTGGATATATTGCCCACGTTGAGAAAGAGCAGGACGTCAAAGTACTTTACATACGTAGTTCGCCAAAAGAAAATGCCGTTTCTCCTTTAGACGAGCAGGCCATTAAAGAAAAACGCTACGCTTTTCAGCGTCCCTTATATCAATTTATACCTAGCACCTCTTGGGATAAAGTCAAAACCTTTATTGATTTTGAAAAAAGCGAAAAGGGCCAGGCGATTATTAAGGCTTCCGGATACTATATTACGACGCGTTAA
- the pstC gene encoding phosphate ABC transporter permease subunit PstC, which translates to MELSAKEKIDFIAKCIFRATGVFIIAILGGIFLMLLWNTIAFLIEIKPWDFISGTQWNPSGVPASYGILPLLVSTCLVTFGAMLIAIPIGIGTAAFLSEYAGKKLRNVLKPTIEMLAAVPSVAIGFLGIVILSPKLGELSSQPNGLNALNGAILLAVMALPTIITVTEDAIHSVPQPYKEASFGLGANRWQTLRKITIPASAPGIIAAVMLGVGRALGETMTVLMATGNASAFPKGFFHSVRTITATIAIEMGEVPYQTTHYYSLFAIATVLFLFTLIVNLIGEHYVNKFKKYQAL; encoded by the coding sequence ATGGAATTAAGTGCCAAAGAAAAAATTGACTTTATCGCCAAATGCATCTTTCGAGCAACCGGTGTTTTTATCATAGCCATCCTCGGGGGTATATTTCTCATGTTGTTGTGGAATACCATAGCATTTCTAATCGAAATAAAACCTTGGGATTTTATTAGCGGTACACAATGGAACCCCTCGGGAGTCCCTGCATCATATGGTATATTGCCCTTACTGGTAAGCACCTGTTTGGTTACTTTCGGAGCCATGCTCATCGCCATACCTATTGGCATCGGCACGGCGGCATTTCTTTCGGAATATGCTGGCAAAAAGCTACGCAATGTACTCAAACCGACCATCGAAATGTTGGCAGCCGTGCCATCCGTTGCTATCGGCTTTTTAGGAATTGTTATTTTAAGCCCAAAGCTCGGTGAGCTGTCTAGCCAACCGAATGGTCTCAATGCGCTCAACGGCGCGATTCTACTTGCTGTCATGGCATTGCCTACTATCATAACCGTTACAGAAGATGCCATACATAGTGTGCCGCAACCGTATAAAGAAGCAAGTTTTGGCCTAGGAGCTAACCGTTGGCAGACCTTGCGTAAAATCACCATTCCGGCAAGTGCTCCGGGTATTATAGCGGCGGTTATGCTAGGTGTTGGTCGCGCTTTGGGCGAAACGATGACGGTACTCATGGCTACTGGCAATGCATCAGCCTTTCCAAAAGGATTTTTTCATTCGGTACGGACAATCACAGCAACAATAGCCATAGAAATGGGAGAAGTACCCTATCAGACTACGCATTACTATAGCTTATTTGCCATTGCCACTGTTCTCTTCCTGTTCACCCTCATTGTAAATCTGATTGGGGAGCATTATGTCAATAAGTTTAAAAAATATCAGGCCTTATGA
- the pstA gene encoding phosphate ABC transporter permease PstA, translated as MRKLTSIIEWGSLLFCTGIVCFFLIVIIGDIINKGSSALSWAFVSTLPTDGMTKGGILPAIMGTVLLTLITATVSAPFGLCCAIYLNEYASNNWLTRLIRASIRNLAGVPSIIYGLFGLALFVQGLHMGTSLLSAGFTLGLLSLPYIITTTEEALRRVPASTREAALGVGATQYESIRDMVLPSASPGILTGLVLTLSRAAGETAPILFTGVAFYINNPTGFLNQEFMALPYHLYMLSTQHQSIEEVRPLAYGTALVLIIVVFLLNSFAFYIRNKYSKNEG; from the coding sequence ATGAGAAAGTTGACATCGATAATCGAATGGGGCAGCCTACTCTTTTGCACGGGCATTGTATGTTTTTTTCTGATCGTCATCATTGGAGATATCATAAACAAAGGCTCTTCGGCCTTATCTTGGGCGTTTGTCAGCACATTACCGACCGACGGCATGACCAAAGGTGGAATTCTGCCTGCAATAATGGGTACCGTATTACTTACTTTGATAACAGCAACTGTATCCGCACCTTTTGGCCTGTGTTGTGCCATCTATCTTAACGAATATGCCTCCAATAACTGGCTTACCCGGCTTATCCGCGCATCCATCCGTAATTTAGCGGGTGTTCCTTCTATCATTTATGGTCTTTTTGGCTTAGCGCTATTTGTACAGGGACTCCATATGGGTACCTCGCTGCTATCTGCGGGCTTTACCTTGGGACTGCTGTCACTCCCCTATATTATCACCACAACAGAAGAAGCACTGCGCCGCGTACCGGCAAGTACCAGAGAAGCTGCGCTTGGCGTGGGCGCCACCCAATACGAGTCTATTCGTGATATGGTTCTGCCGTCCGCATCGCCGGGTATTCTTACCGGGCTGGTACTAACTTTATCACGAGCAGCAGGGGAAACGGCACCAATCCTTTTCACCGGTGTCGCGTTCTACATCAACAACCCGACTGGTTTCCTTAATCAGGAGTTCATGGCTTTACCCTATCACCTGTATATGTTATCCACCCAACATCAATCTATCGAAGAAGTCAGGCCGTTGGCTTACGGTACTGCCCTTGTCCTAATCATAGTGGTTTTCCTATTAAATAGTTTTGCCTTTTATATACGTAATAAATACAGCAAAAATGAAGGATAA
- the pstB gene encoding phosphate ABC transporter ATP-binding protein PstB gives MKDKQIKLAALGVNLWFGSKQVLKNIHVNFEKNKVTALIGPSGCGKSTLLRCFNRMHDLSPDVRIAGQFLLDRKNIYDADLSVTQVRRRIGMVFQKANPFPKSIYENVNYGLKINHVPKGQRQHIIETSLKESFIWEEVKDDLLRPATRLSGGQQQRLCIARTVALRPEVILMDEPCSALDPISTLKIEELIVKLKERYTIIIVTHNMQQAQRVADKTVFMYLGEIIEENRTYQLFNHPKNELTANYVNGKFG, from the coding sequence ATGAAGGATAAACAAATAAAGCTTGCCGCCTTAGGGGTCAACCTATGGTTCGGTTCCAAACAGGTACTAAAAAATATCCATGTAAATTTTGAAAAAAATAAGGTAACCGCTCTTATCGGTCCTTCGGGTTGCGGAAAAAGCACCTTATTGCGTTGCTTTAACAGAATGCACGACCTTAGTCCAGATGTGAGGATAGCGGGACAGTTTTTATTGGACAGAAAAAATATTTATGATGCAGATTTATCGGTAACCCAGGTTAGAAGACGCATCGGTATGGTTTTCCAAAAGGCTAACCCTTTTCCGAAAAGTATCTATGAAAACGTTAATTACGGATTAAAAATCAATCATGTTCCAAAAGGGCAACGACAACATATAATTGAAACTTCCCTTAAAGAAAGTTTTATTTGGGAAGAGGTAAAAGATGATCTACTAAGGCCAGCGACGCGTTTATCAGGCGGGCAGCAGCAAAGGCTCTGCATTGCTAGAACAGTAGCCTTGCGACCGGAAGTCATCCTAATGGATGAGCCTTGCTCTGCTCTTGACCCTATCAGTACACTTAAAATAGAGGAACTTATCGTGAAATTAAAAGAGCGATACACTATTATCATTGTGACTCACAATATGCAACAGGCGCAGCGTGTTGCGGACAAAACCGTCTTTATGTACCTCGGCGAGATTATAGAGGAGAATAGGACCTATCAATTATTTAACCATCCCAAAAATGAACTCACGGCTAATTATGTCAATGGAAAATTTGGCTAA
- a CDS encoding SDR family oxidoreductase, with product MARNDLNGKVVLIAGGAKNLGGLLSRDFAAKGAKVAIHYNSDNTKAHAEKTLADIQHAGGEAFLLQANLTKVENIQKLFAETKAKLGGIDIAINTVGMVLKKPFLETTEAEYDKMFDINSKVAYFFIQEAGRTLNDNGKICTIVTSLLAAYTGLYSTYAGAKAPVEHFTRMASKEFGERGISVTGVAPGPMDTPFFYGQESDDAVAYHKSASALGGLTDIKDIAPLVEFLVTDGWWITGQTIFANGGYTTR from the coding sequence ATGGCAAGAAATGATTTAAACGGAAAAGTGGTGCTGATTGCTGGTGGGGCTAAAAATTTAGGGGGCTTATTGAGCCGTGATTTTGCAGCTAAAGGTGCAAAAGTAGCTATCCACTATAATAGCGACAATACCAAAGCCCATGCGGAAAAAACATTGGCAGATATTCAACATGCTGGTGGTGAAGCCTTTTTGCTGCAGGCGAATTTAACAAAAGTGGAAAACATCCAAAAACTGTTTGCAGAAACAAAAGCTAAACTTGGTGGTATCGACATTGCGATCAACACGGTAGGAATGGTGTTGAAAAAGCCTTTTTTAGAGACTACCGAAGCAGAATATGATAAGATGTTCGACATCAATTCCAAAGTAGCTTATTTCTTTATTCAGGAAGCCGGTAGAACCTTAAATGATAATGGTAAAATCTGCACCATCGTTACTTCGTTATTAGCTGCCTATACGGGGCTTTATTCTACTTATGCGGGAGCAAAAGCTCCGGTTGAACATTTTACCAGAATGGCATCTAAAGAATTTGGTGAAAGAGGAATTTCGGTAACGGGAGTTGCGCCTGGACCGATGGACACACCATTTTTTTATGGGCAGGAAAGTGACGATGCGGTAGCTTACCACAAATCAGCCTCTGCTTTGGGAGGTTTGACAGACATCAAAGATATTGCTCCATTGGTGGAGTTTCTAGTAACTGACGGTTGGTGGATTACCGGACAGACTATTTTTGCAAATGGCGGATACACCACGAGATAA
- a CDS encoding AraC family transcriptional regulator, translated as MSIPDNDIKRSEEITQNYLTFLEKHVAQVVSGEVTDFLEINQIANKLFISHKHLTDTVQRETGNHPCHFYDLKIIEQAKRMLTETDLPVAEIARILTYDPSNFSKFFKKFVRETPGNFRKQIKI; from the coding sequence ATGAGTATACCGGATAATGACATAAAACGAAGCGAAGAAATCACGCAGAACTATCTTACATTTCTAGAGAAACACGTTGCACAGGTTGTTTCGGGAGAGGTGACTGATTTTCTGGAAATAAACCAGATTGCTAACAAATTATTCATTTCACACAAGCATTTAACAGACACGGTTCAACGGGAAACGGGTAATCACCCTTGTCACTTTTACGACCTGAAGATTATTGAGCAGGCAAAAAGAATGTTGACCGAAACGGATTTGCCGGTTGCTGAAATAGCAAGAATACTTACCTATGATCCTTCTAACTTTTCTAAATTTTTTAAAAAATTCGTTAGAGAGACACCTGGTAATTTTAGAAAACAGATTAAGATATAG
- a CDS encoding SDR family oxidoreductase, with protein sequence MAIGITGATGQLGRLVVEKLKEKTPADNLIALVRSPQKAADLGIEARVFDYGKPETLAESLLGIEQLLLISSNEIGQRKAQHENVIKAAKEAGVRRMVYTSLLRADTSSLLILAEEHLATEEALKASGIAYTILRNGWYYENYTASIPTAVAGGAFIGSAGDGKISAAARADYAEVAAAVLTSEDQQGKVYELAGDDAFTLTDLAAEISRQSGKDIPYNNLPEADYAKALKGAGLPEEMATVFASFDTGASRNDLYDDGKQLSTLIGRPTTTLAAAVKAALA encoded by the coding sequence ATGGCAATAGGAATCACAGGAGCTACCGGACAATTAGGTCGTTTGGTAGTGGAGAAATTAAAAGAAAAAACACCGGCAGATAATTTGATTGCTTTGGTACGCAGCCCGCAAAAAGCGGCAGATTTAGGCATCGAGGCCCGTGTTTTTGACTATGGCAAACCCGAAACCTTGGCGGAATCTCTGCTGGGCATTGAGCAGTTGTTGCTGATTTCCAGCAATGAAATTGGTCAGCGCAAGGCACAGCACGAAAATGTAATTAAAGCGGCTAAAGAAGCGGGTGTTAGGCGGATGGTATATACCAGCTTACTGCGTGCCGACACTTCTTCCTTATTAATCCTCGCAGAAGAGCATTTAGCAACTGAAGAAGCGTTAAAAGCATCCGGAATTGCGTATACCATTTTGCGTAACGGCTGGTATTACGAAAATTACACGGCTTCCATTCCTACCGCGGTTGCAGGTGGCGCATTTATCGGTAGCGCGGGTGATGGTAAAATTTCTGCTGCGGCACGCGCCGATTATGCTGAGGTAGCAGCGGCGGTGTTGACTAGCGAAGATCAGCAAGGAAAGGTTTATGAGCTGGCTGGAGACGATGCTTTTACACTGACGGATTTAGCGGCTGAAATTTCCCGCCAAAGCGGAAAGGATATTCCATACAACAACTTACCGGAAGCGGATTATGCAAAGGCATTGAAGGGCGCCGGCCTGCCGGAAGAAATGGCGACTGTTTTCGCCAGTTTTGATACTGGGGCATCCAGAAACGACTTGTACGATGATGGCAAACAACTTTCTACATTGATTGGCCGCCCGACTACAACATTGGCCGCCGCTGTGAAAGCAGCTTTGGCATAA
- a CDS encoding Rrf2 family transcriptional regulator, protein MNNTRFSTAVHILTLLADSNGEWLSSDWIAGSININAAMVRKELSVLQEVGLVVGRKGKEGGSSLNKPSNQITLAHIYRAVKNSEILGKKNKNPNPKCPIGKCINERLGELFAETDLLVIDSLADKTLADFVKQFH, encoded by the coding sequence ATGAACAATACAAGATTTTCAACTGCCGTACATATCTTGACGCTACTAGCTGATAGCAACGGGGAGTGGTTGAGTTCGGATTGGATTGCGGGAAGCATCAATATCAATGCCGCGATGGTGCGTAAGGAACTGAGCGTGCTGCAAGAAGTAGGGCTGGTAGTAGGCCGTAAGGGAAAAGAAGGAGGTTCGAGCTTGAACAAACCGAGTAACCAGATCACCTTGGCCCATATTTACCGTGCGGTGAAGAATTCGGAAATATTAGGTAAGAAAAATAAAAATCCAAATCCCAAATGTCCGATAGGGAAGTGCATTAATGAAAGATTAGGGGAACTCTTTGCGGAAACAGACCTGCTCGTGATTGACTCCTTAGCGGATAAGACACTGGCAGATTTCGTAAAGCAGTTTCACTAG